In Vibrio crassostreae, one DNA window encodes the following:
- a CDS encoding iron ABC transporter ATP-binding protein: protein MIKLTGLSKKYGKSLVVDDASAMFPKGEVTSIIGPNGAGKSTLLSMASRLTESDAGEVIIGDRLLAEWDTKELAKHLAVLRQSNNINMRFTIRELVCFGRFPHSQGRLKDEDHKIVDTALEHLGITDIQNKYLDELSGGQRQMAFIAMVVAQDTDYVFLDEPLNNLDIKHSVEIMQTLRRLAHELNKAVVIVIHDINFASCYSDNIVAMKKGQVVKSGKVSEVVEKSVMESIYEIPFEIREFDGVRICMYYSGR, encoded by the coding sequence GTGATTAAATTAACAGGTTTAAGTAAGAAGTATGGCAAATCACTCGTGGTGGATGATGCCAGCGCTATGTTCCCGAAAGGGGAGGTGACTTCTATTATTGGCCCAAATGGTGCGGGTAAAAGTACACTGCTTTCAATGGCGAGTCGCTTAACAGAAAGTGATGCCGGTGAAGTAATTATTGGCGACAGGCTACTGGCTGAATGGGATACCAAAGAGCTAGCGAAGCACCTTGCCGTGTTAAGACAGTCAAACAACATCAATATGCGATTTACGATTCGCGAATTGGTTTGTTTTGGTCGTTTTCCACATTCACAAGGTCGTTTGAAAGACGAAGATCATAAGATTGTCGACACTGCGCTCGAGCACCTTGGCATTACTGATATTCAAAACAAATACCTTGATGAGTTGAGTGGCGGTCAGCGTCAAATGGCGTTCATCGCAATGGTTGTGGCGCAAGATACGGACTATGTGTTCTTAGATGAGCCACTGAACAACCTAGATATTAAGCACTCTGTCGAAATCATGCAGACGCTGCGTCGTTTAGCGCATGAGCTTAACAAAGCGGTCGTTATTGTAATTCACGACATCAACTTTGCTTCATGCTACTCAGATAACATCGTCGCGATGAAAAAAGGCCAAGTGGTTAAGTCGGGTAAGGTCTCTGAAGTGGTTGAAAAGTCAGTGATGGAGTCTATCTACGAGATCCCATTTGAGATTCGCGAGTTCGATGGCGTTCGAATCTGTATGTATTACTCAGGTCGTTAG
- a CDS encoding iron chelate uptake ABC transporter family permease subunit — protein sequence MRDSVKIAILAIASLGMAAVFVGQGLTWDNYEFFLSLRLPKLLSIVLAAVAISASSLVFQTITNNRILTPSILGFDSLYMLVQTVLLFVFGGTSFWVIDSIANFSLSVTVMILFSFALFHFYFKSKRNNVFTLLLIGIVCGSVFSSLANFLAMLIDPNEFAVLQNVMFASFNNVKGELVYLSLIPLGLSLLGLWLLAPKLDVLWLGVDNATSLGVNTKRLTQITLVIVSVMVAVSTALVGPVLFFGLITVSLARQIFKSYQHRVLIIASSLLAVVLLVSGQWFIEKVMAFETTVSVIINLVGGLYFMFLLLRTRIQ from the coding sequence ATGCGTGATTCAGTAAAAATTGCGATTCTGGCTATCGCGTCTTTGGGGATGGCAGCAGTATTTGTGGGGCAAGGACTTACGTGGGATAACTACGAGTTCTTCTTGTCTCTACGACTACCAAAACTGCTGTCGATTGTGTTGGCGGCGGTGGCGATTTCTGCATCGTCATTGGTTTTTCAAACCATCACCAATAATCGAATTCTAACCCCTTCAATTTTGGGTTTTGACAGTTTGTACATGCTGGTTCAAACGGTGCTTCTGTTTGTGTTTGGTGGCACTAGCTTTTGGGTAATTGATTCAATCGCGAACTTTTCATTGTCTGTGACTGTGATGATCTTGTTCTCGTTTGCGCTGTTCCATTTTTACTTCAAGAGTAAGCGAAACAACGTATTTACACTGTTGTTGATTGGTATTGTGTGCGGCAGCGTATTCTCAAGCTTAGCGAACTTCTTAGCGATGTTGATTGATCCGAACGAGTTTGCCGTGCTGCAAAATGTGATGTTCGCGAGCTTCAACAACGTGAAAGGTGAATTGGTTTACCTCAGCCTTATTCCATTGGGTTTGAGCTTGCTTGGCCTGTGGTTGTTAGCGCCTAAGCTTGATGTGCTTTGGCTTGGTGTCGATAACGCAACAAGCTTGGGCGTGAACACCAAGCGACTGACTCAAATTACCTTGGTGATTGTGTCAGTGATGGTCGCGGTATCGACGGCTTTGGTTGGCCCTGTGCTGTTCTTTGGTTTAATCACTGTCAGTTTAGCGCGTCAGATATTCAAATCTTATCAACATCGCGTGCTTATCATCGCGAGCAGTTTGTTAGCGGTCGTTCTATTGGTTTCAGGCCAATGGTTTATCGAAAAAGTAATGGCGTTTGAAACCACTGTGAGTGTGATCATTAACTTGGTCGGCGGTTTGTATTTTATGTTCTTGTTGTTACGCACCAGAATTCAGTAA
- a CDS encoding ABC transporter permease, with product MLKPIAAAVFLVVLCVTSLMIGVAEISFSEFFDGNQHANSIYVVSRIPRLLAIVLAGAGLSVAGLIMQQIVQNKFAAPSTMGTIDCAMLGYIVGILVLGNAAQWSYLGFIFAFAVFGTMLLVRFLQHLKFKNAVLVPLIGIMYGNVVSSLTTFIAYKYDLVQTMSAWTMANFASVLQGSYETLYLAVPACVLAYYFASQFSAASIGESFAKNIGLNYQKIVFIGVALVAICASSVVMIVGVIPFLGLIVPNIVSLMMGDNMKKILPWTAYWGVILVLACDLLARVIIFPYEIPISMVISVFGGLIFIYLIMRDKSNA from the coding sequence ATGTTGAAACCCATTGCCGCTGCTGTATTTCTTGTTGTGTTATGCGTTACGTCGTTGATGATTGGAGTCGCTGAGATTAGCTTTAGCGAGTTCTTCGATGGCAACCAACACGCCAACTCTATTTATGTTGTTAGTCGAATCCCACGGCTACTTGCGATTGTGCTTGCTGGTGCGGGCTTGAGTGTCGCAGGTTTGATCATGCAGCAAATCGTACAGAACAAGTTTGCCGCGCCTTCGACGATGGGCACGATTGACTGTGCGATGTTGGGATACATAGTCGGCATTCTAGTGCTAGGCAATGCAGCGCAATGGAGCTACTTGGGCTTTATCTTCGCATTTGCAGTGTTTGGCACCATGCTATTGGTTCGCTTCCTACAGCACCTCAAGTTCAAGAATGCGGTGCTGGTACCTTTGATTGGCATCATGTATGGAAACGTTGTTTCGTCCCTGACAACCTTTATTGCTTACAAGTACGACTTAGTACAAACCATGTCAGCATGGACGATGGCGAACTTTGCGAGTGTCTTGCAAGGCAGCTATGAAACCCTTTACCTCGCGGTTCCTGCTTGTGTGCTGGCTTATTACTTCGCGAGCCAGTTCAGTGCGGCGAGCATCGGTGAGAGCTTCGCGAAAAACATCGGCTTGAATTACCAGAAGATCGTTTTCATTGGTGTTGCGTTGGTCGCTATCTGTGCTTCTTCTGTGGTGATGATAGTCGGTGTTATCCCATTCCTTGGCCTTATCGTGCCGAATATCGTGTCGTTGATGATGGGCGATAACATGAAGAAAATTCTGCCTTGGACTGCCTACTGGGGCGTGATCTTGGTATTGGCCTGCGACTTATTAGCGAGAGTCATTATCTTCCCTTATGAGATTCCAATCTCGATGGTAATCAGTGTCTTTGGCGGCTTGATTTTTATCTACCTAATCATGAGAGACAAGTCGAATGCGTGA
- a CDS encoding siderophore ABC transporter substrate-binding protein — translation MKKTINSVRQLLSGLAIVLASSFMMTAQAETVTIEHVKGAAQFDEVPQRVVVLGFGSLDVLDKIGVKPVGAPHSLMPEYLESYKATTANTGSLSEPDFEAIYMLKPDVIIAENRMLKVYDKLAQIAPTIMFSIEGDKYWVDAQENWRALGQLFDKQNEVEAIITETQDSIAAVNDKVTSGETTAMMLMNNGNNIAMFNKGSRFSIIFDDFGYVESKSATVAPIKGTHGNLISFEYIADAKPEVLYVLDREKAIGKSEGRAQQLFDNPLVAATPAAQQGNIVYLDSSAWYLAGGGVTAIHRMLGDIERTIQ, via the coding sequence ATGAAGAAAACAATCAATTCAGTTCGCCAGTTATTGAGCGGGCTTGCCATCGTTCTTGCATCATCATTCATGATGACCGCTCAAGCGGAAACCGTGACTATTGAACACGTGAAGGGCGCAGCGCAGTTTGATGAAGTGCCGCAACGAGTAGTGGTTCTTGGTTTTGGTAGCTTGGATGTGCTAGATAAAATTGGTGTCAAGCCAGTCGGCGCACCTCATAGCCTTATGCCTGAGTACCTAGAGTCTTACAAAGCAACGACAGCAAACACTGGCTCGTTGAGCGAACCTGATTTTGAAGCTATCTACATGTTGAAGCCTGACGTTATCATTGCTGAAAACCGCATGCTAAAGGTCTACGACAAGTTGGCACAAATTGCTCCGACGATCATGTTCTCTATTGAGGGCGATAAGTACTGGGTTGACGCTCAAGAAAACTGGCGTGCACTAGGTCAACTGTTTGATAAACAAAATGAAGTTGAAGCAATCATCACAGAGACTCAGGATTCTATTGCAGCGGTAAACGATAAAGTAACCTCTGGCGAAACCACTGCGATGATGCTGATGAACAACGGCAATAACATTGCGATGTTCAACAAAGGTAGTCGCTTCTCAATCATCTTTGATGACTTCGGATACGTTGAATCAAAGAGTGCGACAGTGGCTCCAATTAAAGGTACACACGGTAACTTAATCTCGTTCGAATACATTGCCGATGCAAAACCTGAAGTACTTTATGTTCTCGACCGTGAAAAAGCGATTGGTAAGTCAGAAGGTCGCGCACAACAGCTGTTTGATAACCCATTAGTTGCGGCGACACCTGCAGCGCAGCAAGGCAACATCGTTTACCTTGATTCAAGTGCTTGGTATTTGGCGGGTGGTGGCGTGACAGCGATTCACAGAATGTTGGGTGATATTGAACGCACGATTCAATAG
- a CDS encoding DUF3332 domain-containing protein, giving the protein MKKIALKIVGLTVLASALTGCIGSNAVTGKVMKFNVEVVDNRYARAGVNFLLAPVYGITTAADYVVFNSLEFWTGKNPISGSPHVFDTKTDTHFKVNDELDPSLKEAPVGPISNNRTIETGEMIKIDENTVQMDIVYTSGETATLTGIKDGQNVSYYMDGQLVSQTTIAELEKIQGTEA; this is encoded by the coding sequence ATGAAAAAGATTGCACTTAAAATTGTAGGACTAACGGTTTTGGCTTCTGCGCTAACTGGTTGTATCGGCAGTAACGCCGTAACAGGGAAAGTGATGAAATTTAACGTTGAAGTTGTCGATAACCGCTATGCTCGTGCAGGTGTAAACTTCTTATTAGCGCCTGTATACGGTATTACAACCGCAGCCGACTATGTCGTATTCAACTCACTTGAATTCTGGACAGGTAAAAACCCGATCAGCGGTTCACCACACGTATTTGATACAAAAACAGATACTCACTTCAAAGTGAACGATGAGCTAGACCCAAGCCTTAAAGAAGCGCCTGTCGGCCCAATTTCAAACAATCGCACCATCGAGACCGGTGAGATGATTAAGATCGACGAAAACACGGTTCAAATGGACATCGTTTATACGTCTGGTGAAACGGCGACTCTGACGGGTATCAAAGACGGTCAAAACGTTAGCTATTACATGGATGGTCAGCTTGTATCGCAAACGACTATCGCTGAATTAGAGAAGATTCAAGGCACTGAAGCGTAA
- a CDS encoding potassium channel family protein → MKPVSKDDNFYFLFYALLVLFFGCAVMQQFYPQGQKTILFLIIITLASSIVGIHKERALYRSWYGLLLITALVSGVFSFLEGYNLSIVTLSALAVFLFSHIYSALKQVMKAKTVTPNHIIGSICIYLLLGFAWSTIYLLILEIFPNAFNGLEEQIWLTNLFNAMYFSFITLTTVGYGDISPALPIAQFFVFMESIIGSFYLAIMVASLVSIRLTQSQSQ, encoded by the coding sequence ATGAAGCCAGTCTCTAAAGACGACAACTTCTACTTCTTATTCTATGCACTGTTGGTATTGTTTTTTGGTTGCGCGGTGATGCAGCAGTTTTATCCGCAAGGCCAGAAAACAATACTATTTCTCATCATCATTACTCTGGCGAGTTCAATTGTCGGTATTCATAAAGAGCGAGCCTTGTATCGCTCTTGGTATGGACTGTTATTGATTACGGCTTTAGTGTCTGGCGTTTTTTCGTTTTTGGAAGGCTATAACCTGTCGATAGTGACACTATCAGCGTTGGCTGTATTTTTGTTTTCACACATTTACTCGGCGTTAAAACAGGTGATGAAAGCAAAAACGGTGACGCCCAATCACATTATCGGGTCAATCTGTATCTACTTGTTGTTAGGGTTTGCTTGGTCGACCATCTACTTGTTGATTTTAGAGATCTTCCCTAATGCATTTAATGGGTTAGAAGAACAAATTTGGCTAACCAACTTGTTCAATGCGATGTACTTTAGCTTTATCACCTTGACCACGGTTGGTTACGGTGACATATCACCGGCTCTGCCTATTGCTCAATTCTTTGTGTTTATGGAATCTATTATCGGCAGTTTCTATTTAGCTATTATGGTGGCGAGTTTGGTGAGCATTCGACTTACACAGTCTCAGTCCCAATAG
- a CDS encoding AI-2E family transporter, which translates to MKLTDDFSKQAIDAAIKIAAIAMLVYWCFSILRPFILLVVWGAIIATALYPVAVAISNKTGMSKGKASALLSFIGVLLLLIPLVALSSGIYTSASDLMTGLQDGTLSLPKPKESLQDIPLIGEKVYAALVHASSNIESVFIKYAEELKIFATKAASVLGSLGGGFIQFIISTIIAGAFMSNADKCQTGVTHLVARLTDGKGEELVQLSKSTVRSVVQGVIGVAVIQSMMSAIGLVIAGVPAAAFWALAVLLIAIIQLPPILALLPAIIYMFSVESTLAASLFLVWCILVSGSDAILKPVLLSRGSHIPMLVILLGALGGMAMSGIVGLFVGAVILSLSYELMMAWLGLEEKSQEDAETNKAETEEK; encoded by the coding sequence ATGAAGTTAACCGATGATTTTTCAAAACAGGCGATTGATGCCGCAATTAAAATTGCAGCCATTGCCATGCTCGTCTATTGGTGTTTTTCAATTCTGCGCCCATTCATTCTATTGGTAGTGTGGGGCGCGATCATTGCGACTGCGCTATACCCTGTGGCAGTGGCTATTTCAAACAAAACCGGGATGTCGAAAGGCAAAGCCAGTGCATTACTGAGCTTTATTGGTGTGTTATTGCTACTGATTCCGTTGGTGGCGCTTTCATCTGGTATTTATACCAGTGCATCGGACCTAATGACTGGGCTACAAGATGGCACTTTGTCTCTGCCTAAGCCGAAAGAATCTTTGCAAGACATTCCGTTGATTGGTGAAAAAGTCTATGCGGCCTTGGTTCACGCTTCGTCCAACATAGAAAGTGTGTTCATCAAGTATGCGGAAGAGCTGAAGATATTCGCGACTAAAGCAGCGTCGGTTCTGGGTTCATTGGGCGGTGGTTTCATTCAATTTATCATCTCAACCATCATTGCTGGTGCGTTCATGAGTAATGCCGATAAATGCCAAACGGGTGTGACTCACTTGGTGGCGCGCTTAACAGACGGCAAAGGTGAAGAGCTGGTACAGCTTTCTAAATCAACCGTTCGTAGTGTTGTGCAAGGTGTGATTGGTGTTGCTGTGATTCAATCCATGATGTCGGCAATTGGTTTGGTGATTGCGGGCGTACCTGCTGCTGCGTTTTGGGCACTGGCGGTATTGTTAATTGCAATCATCCAACTTCCACCGATTCTTGCTCTGTTACCTGCGATCATTTACATGTTCAGTGTTGAATCGACGCTGGCGGCAAGTTTGTTCTTAGTGTGGTGTATTTTGGTGAGTGGTAGCGACGCTATCTTGAAGCCTGTACTGCTAAGCCGCGGTTCTCATATTCCAATGCTGGTTATTTTATTGGGTGCGCTGGGCGGAATGGCGATGTCAGGAATCGTCGGTCTGTTTGTTGGTGCTGTGATTCTGAGTTTAAGCTATGAGCTGATGATGGCGTGGCTTGGGCTTGAAGAGAAAAGCCAAGAAGATGCTGAGACAAACAAAGCAGAGACAGAGGAGAAATAG
- a CDS encoding DUF2955 domain-containing protein, producing MSDKPVLDQQTQQRILRYTVGVTLAVFLAAWINWPLAFVAPVFTAKFLIDKPNLHKETVYELLLAVVATMALGLLLSRGITHYPIPLLVLVGLMMLWGYYLFVDPKWNLFATILLIAVLMLPFMAIDNPGVSVLLASGLATSGVVSVMIFALVHVFFPEPKSEFSGFAAAPLEKKQRWYAAFRAMIISYPVVCFFFIFQISEALLTMMFIALLSLMITSEKSVKLSAFLVTSNGIGGLLAIAAFSILSIVPNIVFYSLFIGLIAILMATKIYTVPEKAPIFATAFSTLLVLVGSTLMSSGDIDSNTFIRIFQLVLIGVYMILASLFLETRNWKFLQNQP from the coding sequence ATGTCCGATAAGCCCGTACTCGACCAACAAACACAGCAACGGATCCTGCGATATACCGTCGGGGTCACGTTGGCTGTCTTTTTGGCGGCGTGGATTAACTGGCCACTTGCGTTCGTCGCGCCAGTGTTCACTGCTAAGTTCTTAATCGATAAACCTAATCTGCACAAAGAAACCGTCTACGAACTGTTGTTGGCGGTGGTTGCCACCATGGCGTTAGGTTTATTGCTGTCTCGTGGTATTACACATTATCCAATCCCGCTGCTGGTTTTAGTGGGCCTGATGATGCTGTGGGGCTACTACTTGTTTGTTGACCCAAAGTGGAACCTGTTCGCCACCATACTCTTGATTGCCGTATTGATGCTGCCATTTATGGCCATTGATAACCCGGGCGTGTCGGTATTGTTGGCCTCTGGCTTGGCAACATCGGGTGTGGTTTCAGTAATGATCTTTGCGTTGGTGCATGTGTTCTTTCCTGAACCTAAATCGGAGTTTTCAGGTTTCGCGGCTGCGCCACTCGAAAAGAAACAACGCTGGTATGCTGCCTTTAGAGCGATGATTATCTCGTATCCTGTAGTGTGCTTTTTCTTTATCTTTCAGATATCTGAAGCACTACTCACTATGATGTTTATCGCGTTGTTGTCGTTAATGATTACCTCAGAAAAATCTGTAAAGCTGAGCGCATTTCTGGTGACCAGTAATGGTATTGGAGGCTTGCTGGCGATTGCTGCTTTTTCAATCCTTTCTATCGTTCCCAATATTGTCTTCTATTCTTTATTTATAGGACTTATTGCCATTCTCATGGCTACTAAGATCTATACCGTTCCAGAAAAAGCACCGATTTTCGCCACTGCATTCAGTACTTTATTGGTACTAGTAGGAAGCACATTGATGAGCTCAGGCGATATCGACAGCAACACATTCATACGTATATTCCAATTAGTGTTAATTGGAGTTTATATGATTTTGGCTTCACTCTTCCTCGAAACCAGGAATTGGAAGTTTCTACAAAATCAGCCCTAA
- a CDS encoding HlyD family secretion protein — translation MSEVKGNKQDDNEESSQPENGKDKVRKVTNYLLGFVAFTLLFSIVADRIIPITDNARVKGYIVPIKPEVSGKVLDILVKPNQLVNQGDTLAILDESDYRIAVQQAEQNLEIAGQNVGAQTANIASAQAKLTSALVEKQNTQLQAKRVLEMAEKGVMSKSDADEARAALATSRAGVTNAEADLERAKQQMGKEGEENSQVKAALLALEQAQLNLERTVIKAPTQGGVSNFSLSEGFYASAGQAIMTFVSTEDIWIEAYYRENSLGNVAVGDEVEVALDFAPGQIVKGRVSSIDWGVDWGQNDQAGKLAQASQQTGWLRQTQMLPITIEFERDTMQGMLRVGGQADVIVYSGDNFVFNAIGKLWIRFISVLSYVR, via the coding sequence ATGTCTGAAGTTAAAGGGAACAAGCAAGACGACAATGAAGAAAGTAGCCAACCAGAAAATGGCAAGGATAAGGTAAGAAAGGTAACCAACTACCTACTTGGGTTTGTGGCATTCACGCTGCTGTTCAGTATTGTTGCTGATCGAATTATACCAATCACCGATAATGCCCGCGTGAAGGGTTACATCGTTCCTATTAAGCCTGAAGTGTCAGGCAAAGTGCTTGATATATTAGTTAAGCCGAATCAATTGGTTAATCAAGGCGACACACTCGCGATTCTTGATGAATCTGATTACCGAATTGCGGTGCAACAAGCCGAACAAAACCTTGAGATTGCAGGGCAAAATGTTGGAGCTCAAACTGCCAACATCGCTTCTGCACAAGCTAAATTAACTTCTGCTCTGGTCGAGAAACAAAATACTCAGCTTCAAGCGAAACGTGTTCTGGAAATGGCTGAAAAAGGCGTGATGTCTAAATCGGACGCTGATGAGGCTCGAGCTGCATTAGCAACTTCTCGTGCAGGCGTGACTAACGCTGAAGCGGATTTGGAGCGTGCCAAGCAGCAGATGGGTAAAGAGGGTGAAGAGAACAGCCAAGTGAAAGCGGCATTACTGGCGTTGGAACAGGCTCAGCTAAACCTTGAACGCACCGTTATCAAAGCACCGACTCAAGGCGGTGTGTCTAACTTTAGCCTTTCTGAAGGTTTCTATGCTTCTGCAGGACAAGCGATCATGACGTTTGTATCAACAGAAGACATCTGGATCGAAGCTTATTATCGTGAGAACAGCTTAGGTAATGTTGCGGTGGGTGATGAAGTGGAAGTCGCGCTCGATTTTGCTCCGGGTCAGATTGTCAAAGGCCGTGTCAGCAGCATCGATTGGGGTGTGGATTGGGGACAGAACGATCAGGCGGGTAAGCTTGCTCAAGCTAGCCAACAAACGGGCTGGTTGCGCCAAACTCAAATGCTTCCGATCACCATCGAATTTGAGCGTGACACCATGCAAGGCATGTTGCGTGTCGGTGGTCAGGCAGATGTGATTGTTTATAGTGGCGATAACTTTGTTTTCAATGCGATAGGCAAGCTTTGGATTCGATTTATTAGCGTGTTGTCTTATGTCCGATAA
- a CDS encoding helix-turn-helix domain-containing protein, translated as MANSSYQVPVIQTSYAKILVQIFTDYGLDLHKLLEDSGLPPDLIESESDFVPSESIKRLIYLTSSQLGVSRFTDVLGLAFRRRIIPYVLHQFTEFETIGDSLKHINTIFSYDSPGSSVDFVVEHGQSWFCRTSPDEPSSMFQWGEVFAITYIIELITILSHSPWQPTKIRLQGHDTDIVKTLVPSNCQLFIDHSSTAVMIPDEILQLPIRITAKDLSNKPAIIEWHTSFTDSVYELLKPYMKEQDLSLEEAAELLNFSVRTFQRKLKNENTTYRKIKENLMFSVACELMEEGHTLTYISSQLGYTNISHFSRAFKRVSGLTPKIYQRSISA; from the coding sequence ATGGCCAACAGCTCTTACCAAGTACCCGTTATACAAACCAGTTACGCCAAGATCTTAGTCCAAATTTTTACTGACTATGGATTAGACCTACACAAACTGCTCGAAGACTCGGGTCTACCACCTGATCTTATTGAGTCAGAAAGTGACTTTGTGCCGTCGGAATCCATCAAACGATTGATTTATCTGACCTCATCACAATTGGGCGTTTCCCGATTTACGGATGTACTTGGCCTTGCTTTTAGACGAAGAATCATCCCATACGTCTTGCATCAATTTACCGAGTTCGAAACCATTGGCGACTCGTTAAAACACATCAACACGATCTTCTCTTATGACTCGCCTGGCAGTAGCGTCGATTTCGTTGTTGAGCATGGCCAAAGCTGGTTTTGTCGAACATCGCCTGATGAGCCCTCATCGATGTTCCAATGGGGCGAAGTATTTGCCATCACCTACATCATCGAACTGATCACGATTCTGTCTCACTCACCTTGGCAACCTACCAAGATTCGTTTGCAAGGACATGACACCGACATCGTCAAAACGCTGGTTCCAAGCAATTGCCAACTGTTCATCGACCACAGTTCAACCGCGGTGATGATCCCTGATGAGATCCTACAGCTTCCCATTCGTATCACCGCCAAAGACTTAAGCAATAAGCCCGCGATCATTGAGTGGCACACCAGCTTTACCGACAGTGTTTACGAGTTACTCAAGCCTTACATGAAAGAGCAAGACCTCTCACTTGAAGAGGCCGCAGAGCTGCTTAATTTCTCAGTGAGAACCTTTCAACGTAAGCTTAAAAACGAAAATACCACCTACAGAAAGATCAAAGAGAACCTGATGTTTTCTGTCGCCTGTGAGCTAATGGAAGAAGGTCATACGCTGACTTATATCTCTAGCCAACTGGGTTACACCAACATCTCGCATTTCTCTAGAGCCTTTAAACGTGTGTCTGGTCTTACACCGAAGATTTATCAACGATCGATATCGGCTTAG
- a CDS encoding sensor domain-containing diguanylate cyclase: MNKLNFDRRAPLYVVSALVLNTLVSLWLLSIASTAAMVFSVCALFLLSTLITARLYRHEMTQSQNSLSEAIIDGVAGFIILDSQLRIIQVNQQFSRVSGYAFDQVEARPISDLCFMNNSSLISTISTSLKQNHRWKGELSGVSRLGEHFTVNVVVEKLTELLPHNEKYVVTFTDISRRKILERRLRMLVETDSLTGCWNRRRFDKDLNHYSNLAERYGYTQSCLALIDLDHFKSINDNHGHDQGDAALKEVAELLRNNSRDTDIVARVGGEEFAILMPETNLADAFEAMYRLKEVITKGTTLNLTVSSGVSEIQAQAEATYRSADRALYRAKGNGRNRVCSSSSGIPAPIVLG; the protein is encoded by the coding sequence ATGAACAAGTTGAATTTTGACCGCAGAGCCCCGTTGTACGTGGTGTCTGCACTTGTCCTAAATACGTTGGTTAGCTTGTGGTTGCTGAGCATTGCTTCTACCGCAGCTATGGTTTTTTCTGTATGCGCGTTGTTCCTTCTTAGCACACTGATCACCGCACGCCTGTATCGACACGAAATGACTCAAAGCCAGAACAGCTTGTCTGAGGCGATCATTGATGGTGTTGCCGGTTTTATTATTCTCGACAGTCAATTACGAATAATTCAGGTCAATCAACAGTTCTCTAGAGTCTCTGGTTATGCGTTCGACCAAGTCGAAGCACGTCCTATTTCTGACCTCTGTTTTATGAACAACAGTAGCTTGATATCGACCATTTCCACCTCGCTCAAGCAAAATCACAGATGGAAAGGTGAGTTGAGTGGTGTCAGCCGACTTGGTGAACACTTTACGGTCAACGTGGTTGTCGAAAAGCTTACCGAATTACTGCCACATAATGAAAAGTACGTGGTCACTTTTACCGATATCAGCCGACGTAAGATCTTAGAGCGTCGATTAAGAATGCTGGTGGAAACAGACTCGCTCACAGGCTGCTGGAACCGACGTCGTTTCGATAAAGATCTAAACCATTATTCAAACCTCGCGGAACGTTACGGCTACACGCAATCTTGTCTCGCTCTGATCGACTTGGACCATTTTAAATCCATTAACGATAACCACGGCCATGACCAAGGTGATGCGGCACTTAAAGAGGTCGCAGAACTATTGAGAAACAACAGCCGAGATACTGATATCGTGGCACGCGTTGGTGGTGAAGAATTTGCCATCTTAATGCCAGAAACCAACTTGGCCGATGCGTTTGAAGCCATGTATCGATTGAAAGAAGTGATTACCAAAGGGACTACATTGAACCTGACCGTGAGCAGCGGTGTGTCTGAAATACAGGCGCAAGCTGAAGCGACCTATCGCAGTGCGGATAGGGCGCTTTATCGTGCCAAAGGGAATGGTCGAAATAGGGTGTGTAGTTCGAGTTCAGGCATCCCAGCACCGATTGTGCTTGGTTAA